From Medicago truncatula cultivar Jemalong A17 chromosome 7, MtrunA17r5.0-ANR, whole genome shotgun sequence, a single genomic window includes:
- the LOC25499213 gene encoding cytochrome P450 94A1, which yields MFEMLLLYLLPLLFLTLPILFFLTKPNKKSSTKNNITIPKSYPLIGSYLSIRNIGNRRIQWLSDIVQIAPSATFNLNRPLGTRQIITGNPSTVQHILKNQFTNYQKGTIFTKTLSDFLGNGIFNTNGENWKFQRQVASHEFNTKSLRKFVEDVVDTELTNRLIPILSSSTQTKQILDFQDILQRFTFDNICKIAFGFDPEYLTPSAKRTKFAQAFEDATEISSRRFRLPLPVIWKMKKRFNIGSEKRLREAVTEIREYANKIVREKKKELKENDSLHTQDMLSRFLSSGHSEEDFVTDIVISFILAGKDTTSAALTWFFWLLWKNPRVEEEILKEINKKSESLDYDEVKTMVYTHAALSESMRLYPPVPMDSKEAINDDVLPDGIVVKKGTMITYHVYAMGRMESLWGEDWAEFKPERWLENDGYGKRAFVPRDPFTYPVFQAGPRICLGKEMAFMQMKRIVAGIVGKFKVVPEPHLAEHPNFISFLSSQMEGGFPVTINKRIS from the coding sequence ATGTTTGAAATGCTTCTTTTATATCTCTTACCTCTTCTCTTTTTAACCCTTCCCATACTATTCTTCTTAACAAAACCAAACAAGAAATCTTCAACCAAAAACAACATCACCATCCCAAAATCATACCCTCTAATTGGTTCCTACTTATCCATCCGAAACATTGGAAACCGCCGTATCCAATGGCTCTCCGACATCGTCCAAATAGCACCCTCCGCCACTTTCAACCTCAACCGTCCCTTAGGCACCCGCCAAATCATCACCGGAAACCCATCCACCGTTCAACACATCCTCAAAAACCAATTTACCAATTACCAAAAAGGCACCATCTTCACCAAAACCCTATCTGATTTCTTAGGCAATGGAATCTTCAACACAAACGGCGAGAATTGGAAGTTTCAACGTCAAGTTGCAAGCCACGAATTCAACACGAAATCACTACGAAAATTCGTGGAAGATGTGGTTGACACGGAACTCACCAACCGTTTAATCCCCATCCTCAGTTCATcaacacaaaccaaacaaatcctTGATTTCCAAGACATTCTCCAACGTTTCACGTTTGACAATATCTGCAAAATCGCGTTTGGTTTCGATCCAGAATACTTAACTCCGTCGGCTAAAAGAACGAAATTCGCACAAGCTTTTGAAGATGCAACAGAAATCAGCAGCAGACGTTTCCGTTTACCGTTACCAGTTATATGGAAAATGAAGAAACGTTTCAACATAGGTTCAGAAAAGCGTCTACGTGAAGCAGTAACAGAAATAAGAGAATACGCGAACAAAATAGTTCgcgaaaaaaagaaagaattaaaagagAATGATTCACTTCATACACAAGACATGTTGTCACGATTTTTAAGTTCAGGTCATTCGGAGGAAGATTTCGTAACGGATATAgttataagttttattttagcCGGTAAAGATACAACTTCTGCAGCGTTAACGTGGTTTTTTTGGTTATTGTGGAAAAATCCACGAGTTGAGGAGgaaattttgaaggaaataaatAAGAAATCTGAATCTTTGGATTATGATGAAGTGAAGACAATGGTTTATACACACGCCGCGCTGAGTGAGAGTATGAGATTGTATCCACCTGTACCGATGGATAGTAAAGAAGCAATAAACGACGATGTTTTACCAGATGGAATAGTTGTGAAAAAGGGTACTATGATTACTTATCATGTGTATGCAATGGGGAGGATGGAGAGTTTATGGGGGGAGGATTGGGCCGAGTTTAAGCCCGAAAGGTGGTTGGAGAATGATGGATATGGGAAGCGGGCTTTTGTGCCGAGAGATCCTTTTACTTATCCGGTTTTTCAGGCTGGGCCGAGGATTTGTTTGGGGAAAGAAATGGCATTTATGCAAATGAAAAGGATTGTTGCTGGTATTGTTGGAAAGTTTAAGGTTGTGCCAGAACCTCATTTGGCCGAACATCcaaatttcatttctttcttgagTTCACAGATGGAAGGTGGTTTCCCTGTCACCATTAACAAAAGGATTTCTTAA
- the LOC25499214 gene encoding transcription factor bHLH3, with product MAGEWFCKNEEDKAMLESVLGNEAFAFFSSAVSKHVFSDVIVPPNLDVTIHQRLCHIVKGSKWNYAILWQVAGLKSGGYVLKYGEGHCQDPKGGPRNEQEREKDDVRRKVLGRIHGCWGGSSSVENIYKKLDSVSDLYMLYLTSVYYVFGFNSQYGPGNSFKCAKPSWSSDAGSCLNQYESRSFLAKSAGFQSVAFVPLKAGVIELGSTEMVPEEQGFLDMVKATFGESISGQAKVAPKIFGHELSLGDTKSQSITISFSPKVEDDSGFTSDSYEVQALGANHAYGNSSNGGVGDSNEAKKYPQLGQMIPGNFTSQARVSSIDLGNEDSSSPLGEERKPRKRGRKPANGREEPLNHVEAERQRREKLNQRFYALRAVVPNISKMDKASLLGDAITHITDLQKKIKLMETEKNMADNKGQQLPLQDIDFQARQDDAVVRVSCPMDIHPVSGIVKVFREHQIVAQEANVSTSQDKVIHTFSIRTQGGEASAIQLKEKLEASLAKN from the coding sequence ATGGCTGGTGAGTGGTTTTGTAAGAATGAAGAAGACAAGGCTATGTTGGAATCTGTATTGGGTAATGAAGCTTTTGCATTTTTTAGCTCAGCAGTTAGTAAACATGTATTTTCGGATGTTATTGTTCCGCCGAATCTTGACGTGACTATCCACCAAAGGTTGTGTCACATTGTTAAGGGTTCCAAGTGGAACTACGCGATTTTGTGGCAGGTTGCCGGTTTGAAATCCGGTGGCTATGTGTTGAAATATGGTGAGGGACACTGTCAGGATCCCAAAGGGGGTCCAAGGAATGAGCAGGAAAGGGAGAAAGATGATGTTAGGAGGAAGGTTTTGGGGAGGATTCATGGTTGCTGGGGTGGATCTAGCTCAGTTGagaatatttataagaaattgGACAGTGTTTCGGATTTGTATATGCTTTACTTGACCTCTGTCTATTATGTGTTTGGTTTTAATTCTCAGTATGGTCCTGGAAATTCTTTTAAGTGTGCTAAACCAAGTTGGTCTTCTGATGCTGGTAGTTGTTTAAATCAGTATGAATCGAGGTCGTTTCTGGCTAAATCGGCTGGTTTTCAAAGTGTTGCTTTTGTACCTCTTAAAGCCGGGGTTATAGAGCTTGGTTCGACGGAGATGGTGCCTGAAGAGCAAGGTTTTTTGGATATGGTTAAGGCAACTTTTGGAGAATCTATCTCTGGACAGGCTAAGGTTGCTCCGAAGATTTTTGGGCACGAGTTAAGCTTGGGGGATACAAAATCTCAGTCCATAACTATTAGTTTCTCCCCGAAAGTGGAAGATGATTCTGGTTTCACTTCCGACTCTTACGAAGTACAAGCGCTTGGAGCAAACCATGCTTATGGTAATTCTTCCAATGGGGGTGTAGGAGACAGTAACGAGGCAAAAAAGTACCCTCAGTTAGGTCAAATGATTCCTGGGAATTTTACTTCTCAAGCAAGAGTTTCTTCTATTGATTTGGGTAATGAAGACTCCTCCTCGCCTCTTGGAGAAGAGCGGAAGCCTAGAAAAAGAGGGAGAAAGCCTGCCAACGGACGAGAGGAACCACTGAATCATGTTGAAGCGGAGAGGCAAAGACGGGAGAAGCTTAACCAGAGATTTTACGCCTTAAGAGCTGTTGTTCCTAACATTTCTAAAATGGACAAGGCTTCTCTTCTTGGCGATGCTATTACCCATATCACTGATCTCCAGAAGAAGATCAAGCTTATGGAAACCGAAAAAAACATGGCTGACAATAAGGGCCAGCAATTGCCATTGCAAGATATTGATTTTCAGGCTCGACAGGATGATGCAGTTGTTAGAGTTAGCTGCCCCATGGATATCCACCCGGTTTCTGGAATTGTTAAAGTGTTCAGAGAGCATCAAATTGTAGCTCAAGAGGCCAATGTTTCAACTTCCCAGGATAAAGTAATTCATACATTCTCTATCAGAACTCAAGGAGGGGAAGCATCTGCTATACAGTTGAAAGAAAAGCTTGAAGCATCTTTAGCCAAAAATTAA